The sequence AATAAGGTGCGTTTCATCGTCACATTGGAGGCAATACTTTTGTTTCACTTTTAGTGAGGTAGGTTTTTGAGTCAAGTACCCGTTAacttcaaaaatttcaacataCGTAAAGGAGGAGGCAAAGAAAAAATTCACGCAACCTATACAATTTAACGTCTATCAAGATAAAAATATCGTTCCGATTGTCGATATCCGATAAAATTAGGCGCATTGGTTGAATTATGGAAAGCGAACGTACTTGAACCAGGGGGTGCCACATCGATAAAGGAATTGGGTCAGGGTCTATGGGGATGCTTCACACCTGACCGCGGCGCGTCGGCGCGGACGGGCGCGTGTGTTGTTATGTAATGGGATCTTTAAACACTGGACCTTTGTGCAGTGCATTAatgttgaatatgacacatgtcgtctgaatcgCGGTATGAATGGTACTCTAAAgtagcccctatcttgactatgaattttaGTGTAAGAGGATCaacagctcaacggttgaggggCGGACTGAATGCCTTAAGGTCTGCGGTTCAAATCTCTCTTCATTTCACGCATTTATTTTAGGCTGTATAGTGTATATTATGACTGTGACATGATGTATTagacttatagagagagagagccagcgcgtactagaccttccttattttataaaagctgaaagtttctctgcgtattgtccccaacactgggaggaaactttgttcggatgtttgtttgaatcatggtggctttgggtggtgtaaaaaatcttacttcaaagtacaaagtctatttttttgtattttcttcggagtagttttagaaatcacgtcaaaaGTTTCGCTATAAAAGTTATGAGTTTTATACGTTTTGTATGAGAGGGTAACGAATCTTTTTATAAGCTTTCGGACGGACAAACTACGAATGATAACTGATAAGTCTGAATCATCCCCTATCGTCACGTGCTGAATGACGGCACGAGATCTGCCGAATGGCCCGAGGGTGTGGCTTATTTCTCAGTTGTTCTTGATAGCACGAGATTTTATGGCTAGGGAGGATTTTATACAACTTCTTTATGACTTCAAGATAAAATATCCAAAGGCAAAAGTTTAGGAAAGGGTCACGATAATAGCAACTTTAGCACAGAACAAATTTTGGAGTCCCCACTGTTTGGATGTAAGTAACATCAGTCAGATCGATtttttcgtataaaatgtagcctatatcacCCTGGGCCTgaccataacaacgaatcaattgggtatttgcctatatcaaaaataaattacacaCATTACGATACATTTAACGTACCGTATTCAGAAGGTTTATATTGTTTATGAAATGTAACTATTGTTTGATAAAAGGTCGTTACACGTCCTTTGCATTGATATTAGTATTGTTTGGCTTAGATGGCTTGCGGATATTATCGGTTAAACCCTCATTTTCAGACAGGTACGATTTTTGTGACGCTGAGTGTATTtttcagtaattattaaatagagggtttacccaaatacgtaaaatccacgtcctatGTTGGTTGTACGTgtgataaaaaatttaaattatcgtttaaactaaaaaagcacgtcaaattattgtgacgtcagatgccagtatttcatagaagctcgcatactaagcgcacgTTTTgtcgtttgataaaaagttactgatttgactagttgtcaaataccggattgatactttattaattaaactCAGCTCaatagtttaggcgctacggtggaacacacataaaatacaaatataacatacatacctacatagagtgcaaaaatcataacccttaTTTTAGCTTTGCCATAATCGGGTAAAAAGAGGTCAATGTCAGCATTAGAAACAGGAGTGTCTGCCAGTACTGTCACAAAGTATTGAGATCTATGAGGAAGTGAGTGCCAAGTTTTACACGAGTCACATATCTACTACAGTTCCTACATCTACAGGTTCAACAAATTGTAAAAACATACAGTCTGTTAAGTGCTGCTACTAGATGatattaacagtcgcttcatcATTGAGTGAAGATAcatatcacactaatatttgacgcctgccagtgacgtcgaagccccAAAAAATTGAGAAGTTCCCAAATAAGCCTATACTGGCTGATCAAGCAGCTGAACATATTTTATCTAGCATAGCTAAGAACCATCTCCTcttctatgaaaaaaaaaactgagttTAATGCAACAGAAAGACAAAGCGGTcaaacttttgatactaaaaatattttgacatcaATTTGTCTAAAGTGACGTCGAACGTTATTGATTGCCTGGACTTGCCAATCTGCCATTTAGCATATATATTGAGTTATTCAGCCATTATTCATGCATTATATCTACCTTTTGTCTGTGATTTCAAGCATTTCAGATTTAGATTAAAGTTGCTTATTATACTATCTTATTTTAGTATCTGAGAACTcccttaaaaaaaaataagatttatagTTTTAGTATTAGGTATTTCTACGATAATACTTCACATCTGTGTAAAAtgaaatcatggggtaaagaaaAATTTTGACGTCCTACGCAGACAGTCgggtataagtctcgcaaattgctaatgcgcttggccgccattttagtgacgttagcactagactgaagtttcaagctgatggtaggtTTACTTTTacctacgtagtagtacatacaaattctttgattttttcttaaatatacgtcaaatgacgccatttcgatgttaatgagacatggttccagcgcaatagcaatttgtgggacttatacccGACTGTCTGCGTAGGACGTCAAAATTtttctttaccccatgatttcaTTTTACACAGATGTGAAGTATTATCGTAGAAATACCTAATACTAAAActataaatcttatttttttttaagggAGTTCTCAGATACTAAAATAAGATAGTATAATAAGCAACTTTAATCTAAATCTGAAATGCTTGAAATCACAGACAAAAGGTAGATATAATGCATGAATAATGGCTGAATAACTCAATATATATGCTAAATGGCAGATTGGCAAGTCCAGGCAATCAATAACGTTCGACGTCACTTTAGACAAATTACCTACAATTGAGTACATTTTAAAAACCAATTATGCTGAAAAACACTGTCATCTCGTCTATCtgaaatatattgtaatctaGAGGCTGTAGAAGAGCAACAATGAAGACAAGCGACTCGCGAAAATATtgacgaaaataaataaaagtgggTCAGTCTTAGGTCACTGCCATAAGCCATTGTAACAAGTGCGTATCGACCTTTttagaagacatctcgaagaaATTCGTATTGAGTTGTAGAATACCCTAATTAATTTGAGCATCGACAACCAATATTGACTAATATAAAGAAATCTCTTGGTTAGTTATAACCATGATGGTGAATGTTAATTATATGTATTTCAAACCGCAACCATACAAAGAAAATATCGTTTGTCGAATAAATAATGAAGACTCGCAAAAATATtgacgaaaataaataaaattgggtCAGTCTTAGGTCACTGCCATAAGCCATTATAACAAGTGCGTATCGACCTTTTAGAAGGTAGCTCGAAAACACAGCTCGAAAAAATTCGTATTGAGTTGTAGAATAGATACATTAATTGGTAATGTCAGTATCGACAACCAAATTAGTGGTACAGTTAATGActaattaaatgaaatatcttGGTTAGATATTTAATATTAACAATTTTATGTGGGTAGTTTTAAACCACAACCGTACAtagaaaatattgtttttcaAATAATGTAATAGTTAAACGTATTTAAGGGTAGGataggtttaggtttttattagaataaaaaaataaataggtagttacCTTACCTTGACACAGATACCTACAGCTAAGATTTTTGGGACACGGCGATATCCAACAATTTGTAAAAATACTCTCTTATCAATTCTCTTATCAGTTTACATAATCGGGATATTTTGTTGAGTAACCTTAATATATGGTATTACATTAAAGAGTAGCAGTCACATTATTTTGACTGATGGAATACGGTTGGGCCCCGATTTGCTATGCTAACCAAACCTTGCACATTAATggcttgcctttacacaagtttaaaaaatgtgttaaaagtatgctcctaaaaaaagcatattatacagtcgcagactatgtaaacgataaaaaagcttggatttgactcgctccagcaatgcacggggctgcaatggcttgtatagtacggtataataacattgtaaattgaaaaattaaaaagagcaaccgccgagtttcttgctggttcttctcggtaggaacggcattccgaaccagtggtaaattaaaactacctgactattcataagcacttttaaaaagtttacatgaataaaaaaacattctattctattctattctattctaatgtaACGTAGTTTTGGCATCACATTTGACAGATTTTCTTAGAAGAACAGTCCAGATTGCCTTCGAAGAACTCgaagaatgtatatacctatcaATCGgtcaatattttaattaatgccAACTTTATAAAGGCCCAGCAATGTGAAGTGAAGGTTGTTTGTGTTTTTGTCGATTAGCAAGTTACGCTAAGGATACGCTTTGTTAtggcaataggtaggtatgttgcaTACATTAATTATATTGTCGGTGTCAAATGAAGGTGGTATACTCAAGAGACACTGCTTCTGCAGCATGAATGTTATGGAACTACGCGGTGTGGTGGGTGTACTCACCAGTATTCGTCCGGTGGTGGTCTGGCCGGAGATGAGCTCGCCGGCCCAGTCCTTGGCCTCGGTCATGAAGGTGCCCTCGAACTCCTGTTTGCCCTGGCGCGCCGCTTTCTGCTCCTTCTGCTTGGGGTCGTTGGGCGACAGCTCGGGCTCGCGGCGGCAGCACACGAAGGCGCACGCGCGCCACACCAGCACCACCATGAGCCCCGCGAGGAACGTGAAGATCGACGACAGCAGGAAGCACCACCATTTTCGCACGCTGAGGCAGTCATCTTCACTGTTCGGCGCGGTTGTCGCCTCTTCCTCGGACGAAGCCATTCCCCGTGGGCGCGAGGCATCCAGACAGTCGCGCCATGCACGTGCAGCGACGCGCGGCTCGCACGCCGGCTCGCGCGCGACTGGGCAGAGCCCGCGCGCGCCCTACCTGCCTCCCGCTCGATGCCGCGCGATCGATCCGCGCACGCGCGCGCCCGCTACCGCGCGCCCATGCCGCCCTGCGAGACTCCCAGGCTGTCGGCCCACGCCACCGTCCTGCCTCACCACCTCAGCTACCGCGACTGCTGCCCACCACTGGTGTCCGAGCACCTGCGAGCCCAGATCTCTTTTGATGCGGAATTCGCTTCACACGAGCCTAGTCTACTCGATACTCCTCCGTCTATATAGCACGTCGATCGTGTGCCGTTTCTGACGTATCGATATAATATCACCtgtcacatttattttattaaaccgCCGCAATATACATTTCGGTATCGCAACTCGCACGACTGGCGCGATCCGCTGCTGATTACGTCTGCGACGGTTTTTTGTTGTCGTGACACTGCTCGGATTCGATTGGGCCGAGATTTTGCGGCCCGTTCATTGCTAAATTCAGCTCGTTACAGTCGGGAAATAACAAGCGTGGACGTCTCGACTCGACATTTGGTGGAGAATGCGGAGGTTCGAGGGGTCAATGTTTTAGGAGCTACGACGCCCCCTGCTTGCGTCACTGCGCGCTACGAAACTCGTAGACGGCTACAGACTACAGATTCTACAGTCTCTACAGAACAGCTACGGATTACAATAGAGGAAAAGGAAAAATCGGAATCCTATACGAACGTCTACAATATAGCTCGGCTCTCTCTTTGAATGCTGTTAACATTTAACAATGCCCCttttaagctttttaaatacttatctaGTTATTTTAAACATATCTACTTTTCCGATTGCACAATATAAGTTCAACTTTCTCGCGCTTTCAGTTTTATATTACGACTTTACTTGAAATTGATCcttatttctacattttttatGAATCGCTCCTTCAAATATGCGGTACCCTGTCAATGCATAATATAGGTTAGAATAAATGTAATCACGCGTAGAAGACAGTTTCGAATTATTTTGATAAGACTTTGTGTAAGTATGACATGTATCAATTTCTGTAAGAAATTTTAAGTCCTCAGATTTTCTATTTGTTTTTACTCGGGAACTTTGCATcgcttgtagctttagttttgaccatcagaaagtgtatacaatagtaggtacctactttgaataattttttgacTGACTTGAAATCTCAAATTGAATTACGGCGGATCGaattcgtaaaacctgcatcaatcattaatacaatatcaattgttgtgattggctgaatttgtgcgattcttgttgcaacaatgcattgtagccattaGTGAGCGagaaccaatcagaggtgattgcgatcgtgacattatagctgtcattctaccgcaatcgagcagctaaATTCACTGATGTCTTGAACGGAAATTCACTCAATCTCATAACTATcattgtaggtatgtatgttagTAGAATTgatgtatattataaaagacatataaaacacgaaagatattgagcattttatttaacaaatacataaataagatatatatttatttcataattataattattctgtTCGAACTACAaatacaaatcatttatttgctgatatacctatgcatatatttatttgtatttgtttgtaataaaataGCATTAGACTTAATTTAATCAGACaaaatgtatatattatctagGTATTAagctatataaatataaattgccgtttttacattatttataaaAGCTTAGATAATTATATTGTGGGTAACAATttgtatacattatacatattataataagtattaagtataaaacattttttaaagcgttgtagagcgttgtgtctgtcactcatactaatatgccgttttgtcggtctcaacgacagagacaatgctctacaaatctgctgtctccttctaaaagtcgatgtacattactttcgcgtactgtacttttcAGGATGGCACTAATCTCGCGCGCTATCTATCACTATCACTATCTACAAGCATATTATCATTAAAAGCAactttacagtgcgacaaggctcttttggcacttgaatgacattgacaggggggcgctgttggagattGTTctgcttagactattcaaaccaTAGAGATATAAAGAGTTGCCCTAATGTCCTATAGAAAATAGCGGATCGGAAACTAGCTAGAGCTAGctaaagtttacatgaataaaaaaacattctattctattctatcgaAATTTTCATAAGTGTGTAAGAGACAACACTACATTTCAACATAACTATAAAAACAGGGTTTCGGCACAATCCGCCATTTGCTGTGCTAGCGTAAGtacttgtttttcttgtaaataaataacctaatctGTTGTTGACAGCTGATTAGCTGATACTATGAACAAGCGCCGCCATTTTCTGTGCTAAAAATACACGGTAAAACCATAGATATTTTCTCTCTAttagtttaaatactctaagattgaaacaagaacaaaggggacgcCTGACGGccacgttagttccaattttcgtcacgcgccaaaaaagccttgtcgcactgtacacagCATTCTAATCCTTCTCAGGCACTGTATCACCGATCCACTTCAAATATGGCGGGTTTCCATTCTTGATGGGCAGGGAGATCACCTCACACACCTCATATGGATGTACTGACCTGACGTACTCTGTTAGTTTGTCCACTTGCGATGTGCGGGTCTTTATCATTAGTAGGGCCTGGAAAATACGGAAAAAGTTCTTAGAGCACACTTTGGCAGTGTTTTCATGTGATTATATTATTCGGATTAACATAGGATTAACACTGTGAGATAAATAAGTTAAACATTAAAAGAAATGAGGATGTGACAATCAAATGGAATTTGTAATATGTAAATAGCGCCGATTTGTTGTCtttacctaaactaaatttgtgtctgcatcttttttctttctaatattgctaaaacaaggcggaacatgaattttacattcaaAAACACTAAATTTTAGttcacgctacaaatttaaacaataggctcgcgactggcagctaaaatcACACAGTTTGAcggcattaaattaaatttagcgGCCTACGAAAATACGATCATGTATCAGAGTTCCGTGCTAAACTAAAGTGGCTGCCAGTATCTCGGCGGAGGGAGATGCACGCTTTGTCGCTCCTATATCGTATTCTGTACTACCCTCAAACACCATCATACTTAAAAGAACGGTTTTCCTATCTTGGTGAGAACAatcagttctccctccgctccagcaccgacaataagcttatgactccacacagctgcacggtatactatggtaactctttcaccagtaaCAGTGTCAAACTCTGGAATTCACTCCCAGCTggaatacgtcaggcgaaatccttaaactccttcaaaaatcgtttgaagaactatatttatctatgtaaacagaattatgtagtatattatagagatatgtatataggtatatatatttatatatatttgtgtattattagaatgtactgtgtatgtagtctaatttataataatataatatacctagggccattttcggctgccgcaccaacccgtgctttcgtgattcctttcgtcaaaggttgcctggaagagatcgctttagcgataaggccgcctttgcatgctacagctattagattaagatcctgtattgtgttttttcaatgtttactttgtgttgtgtgcaataaagtgtaaataaataaataaataaaaaaaatttaaaactgtcaaagtgtgtctgttttttttcatactaaattagtaagaagaggatgcgaatactctaaaatttggttgtgctcatAATCAGTACCAATGGCACTGATTCCGTTGTCCTTCTCTAAACTAAttttaaagtatctgcatccttttctttttaacaatgctaaaaagggccAGAACATAAatgttacatttaaagactctaaattttagtttaaacagtaggctcgcaactgttcgctaaaatcacgggttttaccatctaaaaataaaatttgaaactgtcaaactgcgtctgtccttttcatattacattagtaagaagactatgcgaatactctaaaattaggttgtgctcagaatcagtaccaatgtcacCCTAAAACGCGCCAAAAATCGCACGTCAGAGGTCAGTTGGCTGCGTGACGGCTGCGTTTAGAAATGGACGCAGTCGCCTAATGCATGTCACCCAGAAAACACGTCAAACATCGCACGTCAGATGTCAGTTCGGCTGCGTTCagaaattcatggttttcggatttattcctttacttgtactataagacctaccttcctaagTTCCTaccatgattccaggtcaacagtaagtaccctataggttatcTTGAGAGacacaacggacagacagacacaacaaagtgatcctataaaggttccgtatTCATTttcaggtatggaaccctaaaacgtgttatttcttatacaatGGTATGGAACCTCTgttgtgcgagtctgactcacactcgaccgatttttatgagtatgatgaaataaaaagttGATAATAGAAGATGATATAAATTACCTCACTGTCTTCATTGATTTCATCCTTCCACTCATAAATGGATGTAACTTCGGGCACAATGTTAACACAGGCGGCCAGTTTATTCTTCACTAGGCCATGCCCAATCGTCTTACCCACATCTTTGTTGGGTACAGTTACATATGCCACTGAGTATTTAtctgaaaatccatactaatattataaatgcgaaagtgtcttgtctgtctgtctgctagcttttcacggctcaaccgttcaaccgattttgatgaaatttggtacagagttagctaataccccagggaaggacataggctactttttatcatggaaaattaaagagttcccatgggattttataaaacctaaatccacgcatcatctagtattaacataaaataaaataaaattaattttattattttattgttccaTTTTCCCATTGTcttcttataataataaattggacCAACAAACAAccatttattataaactagctaatgcttgcgactttgtacgcgttgattgaggtttttaaaaatcctgtgagaactgtttgattttccaggataaaaatagcctatgtcactctccaggtctttatgtatacccatgcaaaaaatcatgtcaatccgttgcaccgttgcgacgtgattgaagaacaaacaaacacactttctcctattttataatatgggtactgattaaaaacaactaggtacatataattgataattataattatttaaatttagtataTATTAGTGTGTGTAAACatacgctggtcaagtgtggattagcagacaTTGTATAGTAGATTACACAAAAAGCCAGCTATTAGTTGCTGAAAGGAAAATTTTCTGGAAGATTCTGGGACCAGCCAGGCAAAGGATGGTGGCTAGAGTCTAGACACAGAAAAGATCAGGAGATTGGTGTGGGGAGCAAAATAAAGTAACATAATTGGAGAGCAATTTGGTGTTTTAACTGGCTTGGATGGAAGAGGATTGTGCTGCAAGCAGCCAAGAGCATAGGTACTTGATTCGTCCAACAAGAAAACACTGTTGGACTTGGACGTTCCAGGTATTGCTGGATGGACGAACTGTGGAAAGACCTGCACTTAAAGCTATTTGGGGGTGAATAggatttgtaagtatatttaccgGCATCCACATTGCTCGAAGACATATTCGTTTGAATCAATGCGAAACAGGGCCGTAAAATTGAGAAATACAACGTAAAAAGATATTTCTTGTTTAAATTTATGAGCATTTTAAGTCCAAGTTTactgtttttagttttttttagagGCAAAATAATACATTCCCGgtgtttcaattttcaaggTGCTTTGCACAGGTGCTTTGGTGGTgcttacattacaattatttacaATCGATTTTGATTTCTTCAATTTTCCAATTTCGTTCGTATTTTTGTTTGACAAATGACAGTTGACAGTCAGTGTTTCCACTCACTATTTTGGTCTTAccccagctgcgcgattgcgggagaatgacagctacaatgtcacgatcgcaataatctctgattggttaacgctcgctcactattggctacaatgcattgttgcaacaagaatcgcacaaattcagccaatcagaacaattgagattgtaataatgattgatgcaggttttagacaatcgccctactgttctGTATACACCATAAATTACcctgattttttcaaaatatcctgATTTAGAGCACATAGTTAGTTAGTTATCTaaatagaaaaggaaaaggtgactgactgatctatcaacgcacaggtcaaactacaggaaatttggcatgcagatagcagatagctattatgacgcaggcatccgctaagacaggatttttgaaaatttaacccctaaagggtcACCCCCAATAGGTGTTTAGTgtagttataatatattataatataatttgtaatagttataattaaaaataaaaacatcataactattattacattttaaataatataatttcatttttctAATTCTTGAGTCCTGAAACAAAGCATTTGTTtggcaataattattttgaactagatgatgcccggatttaggtttttaaaaatcccgtgggaactattagGTATTGATTTTAGGGAATAAAAAGGAGTTTATGTCCTTgtccggaatgtaagctaactctttaccaaattttggccgtgaaaagacaGCAGACTACAAGTCAGACAGACAGTATggatgtat is a genomic window of Maniola hyperantus chromosome 12, iAphHyp1.2, whole genome shotgun sequence containing:
- the LOC117986810 gene encoding protein CutA homolog, coding for MLINLNKKYLFTLYFSILRPCFALIQTNMSSSNVDADKYSVAYVTVPNKDVGKTIGHGLVKNKLAACVNIVPEVTSIYEWKDEINEDSEALLMIKTRTSQVDKLTEYVRSVHPYEVCEVISLPIKNGNPPYLKWIGDTVPEKD